In the genome of Streptomyces aquilus, the window TCACCGAGGCGCTCGACGACCGCGCCCTGCACCTCCTCCTCGAAGGACGGCGGGTTCTCCGCGAGGCACACCCACACATAGCCGAGCCATTCGCGCACGGCCACGCTCACCAGGCCGTACTCGGTGCGGCCGACGTCGGGCATCTTGGTGAGGTTGGGGGCCGCGACCAGCTTGCCGTTCAGGTCGTAGGTCCAGGCGTGGTACGGGCACTGGAAGGCCCGCTTGACCTCGCCGGTCTCCTCCGTGCAGAGCTTGGCGCCGCGGTGGCGGCATACGTTGAAATACGCACGGATGGCGTTGTCCCGCCCGCGGGTGACGAGGATGCTCTCGCGGCCCACGTCGACGGTGCGGAAGGCGCCGGGCTTGGCCAGTTCGGAAGCGCGCGCGACGCAGAACCACATGGTCTCGAAGATGCGCTCCTGCTCCTGGGCGAAGATCGCCGGATCCGTGTAGGAGGAGCCGGGAAGGGTGGCGATCAGACTGTCCGGCAGGCTGGTCGAGGTCACGGGGCACTCCTCGGAGGGGATTCGGACACGCCCCGAAGGGGCGCGGGCCTGTATCGATATGCGGCTCCGCCGCGGGGCGCGACCAGCCACAACGGCGGCGCGGGCGACAAACGACACATCTCGCTGCTCACCGCGGAGCGCCAAGCTGCTTGCGCCAGCGCGTGAACAGCCTCGGCTGGTTCATCCCGAGCACGGCGACCGGGTCGCCGGCCCGCCGGTAGACGGCCAGCACGTCACGGCCGTCCGCACTGCCCGCCTCGACGGTCACGCTGTCGGCAGCGGCGGCGTGACCGGCGAACTGGATCTTCACGCCGTACTGGTCGGACCAGAAGTACGGCGGCCGGGGCACCCCCGGTTCCACCGCGCCCTGCGCCAGCAGCGTGGCGATCGCGGCGTCGGGGCGCTCGCGGGCGCCGGTCCAGTGCTCGACCCGGCGGTGGTGGCCCGCGCGCGGGTCGTACCAGTTGGCGCAGTCGCCGACCGCGACCACGCCGGCCAGGCTGGTGCGGCCGTCGGCGCCGCACTTGACGCCGTTGTCGAGGGCGATGCCGGAGCCTTCCAGCCACTCGACGTTGGGGCGCGCACCCACGCCGACGACCACGATGTCGGCGGGAAGGCTGCGGCCGTCCTCCAGCAGGACGGCGTCGACGCGGCTCTCACCGCTCAGCCCCTTCACACCGACGCCGCACACCAGTCGTACGCCGTGGTCGGCGTGGAGACCGGAGACGACGGCGCCCATCGCCTCGCCGAGCGGGCCGGCGAGCGGGGTCGGGGCCGCCTCGACGACGGTCACCTCCAGGCCCAGGGCGTACGCGGTGGAGGCGACCTCGGCGCCGATGAACCCACCGCCGATCACCACCAGCCGTCCGCCGCGGGCCAGTTCGTCGCGCAGGGCGCGGGCGTCGTCCAGGGTGCGCAGCGTGTGCACCCCGGCAAGTCCCTCGGAGCCGGGCAGGGTGCGGGCCGCGGCGCCGGTCGCGAGGACGAAGCCGTCGGCGCGGACCTCGCGTCCGTCGGCGAGCCGGACCTTACGGCCGCGGTGGTCGAGGGCGACCGCGCGGGTGCCGAGCAGCCATTCCGCCGCCAGGTCCTCGTCGTCGCCCTCCAGGGCGAGTTCGGCCTCGGCGAGGCTGCCGGCCAGGAACTCCTTGGACAGCGGGGGCCGGTCGTAGGGGCGGTGCGGTTCGTCCCCGACGACGACCAGCCGGCCGTCGTAGCCCTGCTTGCGCAGCGAGCGCGCCGCCGACAGGCCGGCCAGCGAGGCGCCGACCACGGCGACGGTCCTCACGCGGGACCTCCGGCGAGCCGGGCCGAGATGCAGGGCGGCAGGTTGGGAGCCGCCAGGGACAACTGGACGTAGATCATGCCGTCCTCGACGACGACCTCGTGGGTCCGCACCGGGAGCTTGGCCGGCGGGGCGTCCACCGCGCCGGTGCGCAGGTCGAACTTCGAGGCGTGCAGCGGGCATTCCACCTCGCAGCCCTCCAGCCAGCCGTCGGCGAGCGACGCGTCCTGGTGGGTGCAGGTGTCGTCGATGGCGAAGAGCTCGCCGTCGTCGGTGTGGAACACCGAGACCGGCGGATCGATGTCGAGCCGGTGGGCCTCACCTCGCGGGAGATCCGCGAGACGGCACGCGGGAATCATCATGACACCTCGGTGCGTATAGCGAAACGGATTGCGATTGACGCAACGCCAGTCTGCGGGCCGCTCCGAACCGTTGTCAAGGCATCACCACGCCTGGTTCGAACGGCCTGGCGGACGGGCCTCCGGGCAGCTCGAAGCGCCCGTTCCACCTGCGGAAACAGGCGGAACGGGCGCCGTGCGAAAGCCCCGTGGGAGCGGTCAGAAGCCGCGGTCGATCCACTCCTGGAGGTGCGGGGCCTCCGCGCCGAGGGTGGTCGTCTCCCCGTGCCCGGTGTGGACGACGGTGTCGCCGGGAAGCGTCAGCAGCCGGTCCCGGATCGAGTCGATGATGGTCGGGAAATGGCTGTACGACCGTCCCGTCGCCCCCGGTCCGCCGCAGAACAGCGTGTCGCCGCTGAACAGGGCCGTCAGGGCCGGCGCGTACAGGCAGACCGCTCCCGGCGCGTGGCCTGGCGTGTGCAGCACGGTGAGCTCGATGCCGGCCACCGAGATGCCCTGTCCGTCGGTGAGTTCGGCGTCCGGCGCCCGCTCAGGGTGGGTCTGCTTCCACAGCGGGAGGTCGTCCGGGTGGAGCAGCACCGGGGCGCCGGTGCGTTCGGCGAGCGCGGGCGCGGCGTCGATGTGGTCGTTGTGGGCGTGGGTGCACACGACGGCCCGCAGGGTGCGCCCGCCGACCGCCGCCGCGATCGCCTCGGCGTCGTGGGCGGCGTCGATGACGATCACCTCGGTGTCGTCGCCGACGATCCACACGTTGTTGTCGACGTCCCAGGTGCCGCCGTCCAGGGAGAACGTCCCCGAGGTGACGAGGTGCTCGATGCGGGCGGCCATCAGAAGACCACCACAGAGCGCAGGACGTCGCCGTCGTGCATCCGCTCGAAGGCCTTCTCGACCTCGTCCAGGGCGATGGTCTCGGTGACGAAGGCGTCGAGGTCGAGCCGGCCCTGGAGGTAGAGGTCGATGAGCATGGGGAAGTCGCGGCTCGGGAGGCAGTCGCCGTACCAGGAGGACTTCAGCGCGCCACCGCGGCCGAACACGTCCAGCAGCGGCAGTTCGAGCTTCATCTCCGGGGTCGGCACACCGACGAGGACGACCGTGCCGGCGAGGTCGCGGGCGTAGAACGCCTGCTGGTAGGTCTCCGGCCGGCCTACCGCCTCGATGACGACGTCGGCGCCGAAGCCGCCGGTCAGCTCGCGGATGGCCTCGACCGCGTCGTTCTCACGCGAGTTGACCGTGTGGGTGGCGCCCAGCCTCTTCGCGGTCTCCAGCTTGCGGTCGTCGATGTCGACGGCGATGACCTTCGCCGCGCCCGCCAGAGCGGACCCGGCGATCGCCGCGGCGCCGACGCCGCCGCAGCCGATGACGGCGACCGAGTCGCCGCGTCCGACGCCGCCGGTGTTGATGGCCGCGCCGATGCCGGCCATCACCCCGCAGCCCAGCAGCCCGGCGGCGGCCGCCGACGCCGACCGGTCGACCTTGGTGCACTGTCCCGCCGCCACCAGCGTCTTCTCCGCGAACGCGCCGATCCCCAGCGCGGGCGACAGCTCCTCGCCGGTCGAGGCCAAGGTCATCTTCTGCTTGGCGTTGTGCGTGTTGAAGCAGTACTGGGGCCGACCGCGCAGACAGGCCCGGCACTGCCCGCACACCGCACGCCAGTTGAGGATCACGAAGTCACCGGGGGCCACGTCGGTGACGCCCTCCCCCACCGACTCCACGACACCCGCGGCCTCATGGCCCAGCAGGAAGGGGAAGTCGTCGTTGATGCCGCCCTCGCGGTAGTGCAGATCGGTGTGGCAGACCCCGCAGGCCTCGATCTTCACCAGCGCCTCACCCGGACCCGGGTCGGGCACGATGATCGTCTCCAGGCTGACGGGGGCGCCCTTGCCCCGCGCGACGACGGCACGGACCTGGTGCGTCATGGCCACTCCTCGGGTGATGATCGTGTCCGGCATTCAGATGTTGCTCATTACGGCACGTATTTCATTTGCCGCAACACAGCATCATGGAGTGCGGACCGGGGGTCAAGGAACTCGACAGAGTTGCCTCGACCCCCGGAAGCGGTGCGGATGCCCGGCGTCGTCACTCCGTGGCGATGGCCCGCAGTACGTCCAGGCGAGCGGCCCGGCCGGCCGGACGCAGGCCCGCCAGGGCGCCCGCCGCGAGGCCGACCAGGGCCACGATCGCCAGTCGCGCCGGCGGCATCGCGAAGGCGAAGGCGCTGTCGCTCGCGCCGTCGGAGGCCTTGACCAGGACCCAGCCCAGGAAGGCGCCGAGGCCGAGACCGCCGACGGTGCCGAAGGCGGCGACCAGGACCGCCTCCCAGCGGACCATGGCCCGCAGTTGGGAGCGGGTCTGTCCGACGGCCCGCAACAGGCCCAGTTCGCGGGTGCGTTCGTGGATCGCCAGGGTCAGCGTGTTGGCGATGCCGAGCAGGGCGATGAGGACGGCGAGGGCCAGCAGGGCGTAGACGAGGGTGAGCATCATGTCGATGCCGCCCGCCGACGACTGCGCGTACTCGTCCCGGGTCTGCACCTCGGGGTTGCCGTAGTGCTCCGCCACCTTCTCCACCGCGGCCTTGCCGGTGTCCGTGTCGACGCCGTCCTTGAACGACACGGCCAGCAGGGTGTCGGAGTCCTGGGTGCGGTGCGGTGCCCAGGCGGCGCGGGTGATGACGTAGTCGCCGGCCAGTTCGGAGCGTCCGTAGACGGCACGGACCGTGAAGGTCCTGGTCTCGCCGTCGGTGAAGGTGAGCCGGGCCTGGTCGCCGGGCTTCAGGCTTTGCTTGTCGGCCTCGCTCTCGGTGACGGCGATGCCGTCGGTGCCGAGGCCCGCCAGGGAGCCCCTCACGTCGCCCAGGTCGAAGGTGCGCGCCAGAGCGAGCGGGTCGGTGACGGTCAACGCCCGTCCCTTGCCGTCGACTTCGGCGACCCCGCGGCCGAGGCCGACGGCCGTGTCCACCTCGGGCAGCTCGGCCACGGCACCCGCCAGCCGGGGGCTCAGTCCGCTGCCGCCGGCGCCGAACGACGGGGTACTGACGGCCACGTCGCCCGCGAAGGAGCGCGAGACCGTCTGGTCCATGGTCGCCTTCAGCGAGGCGGCGAACACGGTGAACAGGGCCACGACGGCGACGCCGATCATCAGCGCGCTCGCGGTGGCGGCCGTCCGCCTCGGGCTGCGCAGGGCGTTGCGGCGGGCGAGAGCGCCGGTGACGCCCCGCAGCCGGTCGAGGGGGCTGCCGAGAACCCGTACCGCCGTGGTGGAGGCGACCGGGCCGAGCACCACGAACGCGGCCAGGGCGAGCACGGCTCCGGCGCCGGCGAGCCACAGCGACGGGGTGACCAGGACGCCGCCGATCGTCAGGCCCAGGGCGAGGGCGCCGAGGCCGAGCCCCGTGACGGCGCGGACGCGGGAGGCGGCGGAGGTGTCGACCGCCGTCTCGCGCAGGGCCGCCATCGGCGCGGTGCGGCCCGCGCGGACGGCGGGCAGCAGCGCCGAGCCGAGGCAGACGACGGTACCCACGGCGAGCGGCAGCAGCAGGGACAGCGCGCTGACCACCAAGTCGCCCTCGGGGAAGGGGAATCCGATCGCCGGGAACAGGGCCTTCAGACCCGCGGCGATGCCGATGCCGCCCGCGAGGCCCGCGACCGAGGCGGTCACCGCGACCACGGTGGCCTCCACCAGGGTCGACGCGGTGACCTGGCGCCGGGAGGCGCCGAGGGCGCGCAACAGGGCGTTCTCGCGGGTGCGTTGGGCGACGACGATCGCGAAGGTGTTGTGGATGGAGAAGGTCGCGACCAGCAGGGCGACGCCAGAGAAGACGAGGAGGAAGAGGGTGAAGACGGTCAGGAACTGGCTGGAGATCATGTCGGTGTTCTCCTCCGCCGACTCCTGGCCGGTGATGGCCTCGACTCCCTTGGGGAGCACGGGAGTCAGCCGGTCCACCAGCTGCTGCTGACCGACCCCGGGGGCGGCCCGGACCTTGATGGTCGACGCCTCGCCCGGCCGGGCCGTCAGGTACTTCTCGGCGTCCGCCCGGGTCATGCCGGTGAAGGTCACCTGGGCCATGCCGTCCTCGCCGCCGAAGGTGGCCAGGCCGACGACGGTCACCCGCACGGGGTCGGGGGTCCGCAGGGTCGTCGTGTCGCCGAGGTGCAGGCCGCCCCGCTCGGCGGTGCCCCGGTCGATGACGACCTCGCCGGACCGGGCGGGGGCGCGGCCCTCGGCCAGTTGGTAGGCGTTGAGCTCGGGGTCCGTGATCCAGTTGCCCGCGAGGGTGGGCGGGCCCTTGCCGCCGATGGGGTCTCCGTCGGCGCCGACGAGCTGGCCGGCGCCCTGGATGTCGGGGGCGGCCGCGGCCACGCCGGGGACCGTCTCGATGGCGTCCACGAGGTCCGCGGGGACCGGCGCCCGCACGCCCTGGCTCTCGCCGGGGGTGGTGATGGCGTCGGCGCTGCGGACCACGGCGTCCGTGCCGCTGGTGGCCCGCCCGAACATCGTGTCGAAGCTGGCGCGCAGGGTGTCGCCCATGACGAGGGTGCCCGCCAGGAAGGCGACGCCGAGGAACACGGCGAGGAAGGTCCCGGCGAAACGTCGCTTGTGGGCGCGCAGGGACGAGGTGCTGAGGCGTACGGCGGCGTTCACGACGACGCCTCCGGGGCCGGGGAGGTCCCCGTGTCGAAGGCCTTCATGCGGTCCAGGACCCGTTCGGCGGTCGGCGCGGTCATCCGGTCCACCAGACGCCCGTCGGCGAGGAAGACGACCTCGTCGGCGTGGGCGGCGGCCACGGGGTCGTGGGTGACCATGACGACCGTGCGGGAGGTGTGGCGCACCGTGCGGCCGAGGAGGCCGAGGACCTCCCCGCCGGAGCGGGAGTCGAGGTTGCCGGTGGGTTCGTCGGCGAAGACGACGTCCGGCTGTCCGGCGAACGCCCGGGCCACGGCGACGCGTTGCTGCTGCCCGCCGGAGAGCTCGGACGGACGGTGGTGCAGGCGGTCACGCAGACCGACGACGTCGATCAGGGCCTCCACCCACTCCGGGTCGCCCTTGCGGCCGGCCAGGTCGAGCGGGAGCGTGATGTTCTCCCGCACGGTCAGCGTCGGCACCAGGTTGAACGCCTGGAAGACGAATCCGACCCGGTCCCGGCGCAGGAGGGTCAGGCGGCGGTCGTCGAGGGAGCCCAGTTCGGTGTCGCCGATGTAGGCGGCGCCCGCGCTGAGAGTGTCGAGACCGGCCGCGCAGTGCATGAGGGTGGACTTGCCGGAGCCCGAGGGCCCCATGATCGCGGTGAAGCGGCCGGCGGGGAAGGCGACGCTGACGCCGTCCAGGGCGCGGACGGCGGTGTCGCCACCGCCGTACACCTTCACCGCGTCGACCACGCGTGCGGCGGTGCGCACCTCGGTCGTGACGGTCATGCCGCACCGCCCTTGCCCGTGTGGCGGCCGAACTGCTCGTCCAGGACGGAGAGCCGGCGCCAGTACTCGTCCTCGTCGATCTCGCCGGAGGCGAAGCGGTGGCCGAGCACGGTCAGGGGTGAGTTGTCGTCGACGGCGAACCGGCGGGGGCCGCCGCGGCCGCGCCACACCGTGCGGCGCAGGACGGTGACGGCGCCGACGACGACGGCCGCCCAGATCAGCGGGAAGAGAAGGATCCACGGGCCGGGCCCGCCGTCCCAGTGCGCCAGGGTCTGCATCTCGGGTCATCTCCCTAGTGAGGTGTTCCGGTGATGTCTCGAGACTGACTCCGGGAGGGGGTCCGGGTCGTCGTACGGCCGGCGGGAGTGCGGGTACCTCCGCGGGAGTACGGCGGCACGCACTGCGCTGCTTCCCAGACCTCTGGCTTTCTGTAACTACTAGTATGTACAGTGAATCCATGAGCACCCCGGAGCGACTGATCGAGTCCACCCGCGAGCTGCTGTGGGAACGCGGCTACGTCGGCACCAGCCCCAAGGCCATCCTGGAGCGCTCGGGCGCCGGGCAGGGCAGCATGTACCACCACTTCCAGGGCAAGCCCGACCTCGCGCTGGCCGCGATCCGGCGCACGGCCGAGGAGATGCGGGCTACCGCGGAGGGAGTACTGGGCGGGCCGGGGACACCGTACGAGCGCATCGAGGCGTATCTGCTGCGCGAGCGCGACGTGCTGCGCGGCTGCCCGGTCGGCCGGCTGACCATGGACCCGGACGTCGTCGCGAGCGAGGAGCTGCGCGCGCCGGTCGACGAGACGCTCGACTGGCTCCGGGAACGGATCGCCGGGATCGTCGAAGAGGGCAAGGAACAGGGCCAGTTCGCGCCCGCGCTGGACGGCGAGGCCATCGCGGCCACCGTCGTCGCCACCGTCCAGGGCGGCTACGTCCTGGCCCGCGCGGCCGGCTCGCCGGGAGCGTTCGACGCGGGCGTCCGGGGGCTGCTGTCGCTCCTCGCACCTCGATAGCCGGGAGGCACTTCTTCATGCACGCCATGCAGTACGAGCTCACCTTGCCCGCCACCTACGACATGGACGTCATCCGGGCCCGCGTCGCCGCCAAGGGACATCTCCTCGACGCCTGGGAGGGCCTGGGCCTGAAGGCCTATCTGATGCGGGAGCGCGGCGAGCATGGCTCCCCCGTGAACCAGTACGCGCCCTTCTACCTCTGGAACAGCGTCGAGGGCATGAACTCCTTTCTCTGGGGCGGCGGTTTCCAGGGGCTGAGCGACGACTTCGGCCGGCCTTCGGTGCGGCAGTGGACCGGTCTGGCGTACGAGGAGGGCGGCGCCGTCGGCTCTCCCGCGCGGGTCGCGGTGCGGCGGCGTCGCCCCGTGCCGGAGGGCGTGGAGCTGGGCGACTTCACGGCGGACGCGGCGGGTGAGGCGAGGCGGTGGGCGGGCGAGGACGGGGCGCTGCTCGCCGCGGCCGCCGTCGACACGTCCCGCTGGGAGCTCGTCCACTTCTCGCTGTGGGCGCACGACACCCCCAAGGCGGAAGGCGATGTCTTCCAGGTCCTGCACCTGTCGGCGCCGGGCCTGGACCGACTGCCCCACGGACGCCAGTGGTGAGCGCGGTCCGCACGGTCCTCGGCGACGTGGACCCCGCGGGTCTCGGGGTGTGCGACGCGCACGACCACCTGTTCTTCGGCAGCCCTCGGCTGCCGGGCCAGGAGCTGCGGGACGTGTCCGCGGCCCGCGCCGAGCTGGTCGCCTTCCGGGCCGAGGGCGGCGGTGCGGTGGTGCAGTGGACGCCGTACGGCATGGGGCGGCGGGCCGCCGATCTCCCGCCGCTGTCCCGGGAGACGGGGGTCGCCGTGGTCGCCGCGACCGGGCTGCACCAGGCCGTCCACTACGACGAGCGGGTCCTGGAGGAGCTGCGGGGACCCCGGCTCGCGGAGCTCTTCGTCGCCGAACTCACCGCCGGTATCGGCACGTCGGGGGTGCGGGCCGGGCTGATCAAGGTGGCGGGCGGTTTCCACGCGCTCGACGCGCACGCGCGCTGGACGATGCGGGCGGCGGCCGAGGCCCACCACGCGACCGGGGCGCCGATCGCGGTCCACCTGGAACTGGGCACCGGCGCACTGGACGTACTGGACCTCCTGTGCGGCGAGTGCGGCGTGCCGCCGCACCGGGTGGTCCTGGGGCACCTCAACCGCTCCCCCGACTCGGTCACGCATCTGCAAGCGGCGGCTTCCGGCTGCTGGCTCGCCTTCGACGGGCCGTCGCGCGCCCACCACGCCACCGACTGGCGGATGCCGGACGCGGTGCGGGCCCTGGCCGAGGCAGGGTACGGCGACCGGCTGCTGCTGGGCGGCGACACGACGACCGCGGCGGCCCGCTCGGTCGACGGCGGACCGGGGATGCCGTATCTGCTGCGCCGGGTGCGGCCGCGGCTGGTGGCGGCCGTCGGTGCCGAGGCGGTGGAGCGCATGATGACGGTGAACCCCGGCCGGGCCTTCGCCGTCGACTGGCGGTGAACGGGCATGATCGGCACCGGGCGACGCCGAGAGGGAGTACATGGCACTGGAAATGCGCGACCGTTGCGAGCGCTGTGAGACGGCCGAGTTGCCGCCCGACGCCGCCGCCCGCATCTGCGTCTACGAGTGCACGTACTGCGTCGCGTGCAGCGAGGCCATGCAGAACATCTGCCCGAACTGCGGCGGCGAACTGGTCCCCCGACCACGCCCCGCCCGAACGGACCCGGCCTGACACACCTACGCGGGCACCGAGATGTCCACCGGCGGACGCAGCTTCGCCGCCGCGGCCAGGGCCTCGTGGGCCGGGTGGGTGTCGAACGCGGACAACAGGGCGGCGTCCGCCGGGCGTTCGGCCGCCGGGTAGGCGATCTGCTCGTACGCGGCCTGGAAGCGCGGGCCCCAGCGGCGGGCGCCGAGCCGCGCCGTGCGGGAGCAGTTGTCGACCATGTGGGCCACGTCGCGGGCGTGCATGTACGGCAGCAGGGAGTCGACGGCCTCGATGACGGACTCGTTGACGATCTCGGACCAGGGGTGGCCGCGGTCGGCGAACTCGTCGATCTGGGCGGTCATGGTGGCGACGAAGACCCCTGCCGTGAACGGGTCGACGGGCAGCTCGCGCACACCGCGCCGGGCCCGCACCCGCTCCGCGACGGACCACATGGGCGAGCCGCCGATCTCGCTCATCGGACGGGCGCCCAGGCGGCGTTCGGCGAGGATCACGCTGCGCAGCTCGGTGCCGTCGGCGACCTCGTCGTAGATCTCGGCGACGATCTCCCGAGCGGGAGCGTACGTCGCGGTGTACGCGCGGTCGAAGACGTCCCGGGCGGACGGGTCGAGGCCCTCGCGGACCGCGCGCAGCCCGGCCCGGGAGATCGTGCGGGCGATCGGGCCCGTCACGTTCTCGCAGGAGCGTTCGTACGCCGTCACCTCGTCGTTCCCGGCGAGGCGGTAGCGCGTGAACAGGGTCTCGACGATGCCGTGCACGGCGCCGAGCAGGATCGCGCGCTCGCCGACGATGTCCGAGCGGTACTCGCTGTCGAGGGTGGTGCGGAAGGTGTACGGCGACCCGAGCGCGACCGACCAGCCCAGGGCGAGGTCGGCGGCCCGGCCGTCCGGGTCGGCGTGGACCGCGTAACTGCTGTTGATCCCGGCGCCGTTGACCTCCGCGCCCTGCTGGTACAGCCGTCGCACGGAGTCGCCCATGCCCTT includes:
- a CDS encoding NAD(P)/FAD-dependent oxidoreductase; this encodes MRTVAVVGASLAGLSAARSLRKQGYDGRLVVVGDEPHRPYDRPPLSKEFLAGSLAEAELALEGDDEDLAAEWLLGTRAVALDHRGRKVRLADGREVRADGFVLATGAAARTLPGSEGLAGVHTLRTLDDARALRDELARGGRLVVIGGGFIGAEVASTAYALGLEVTVVEAAPTPLAGPLGEAMGAVVSGLHADHGVRLVCGVGVKGLSGESRVDAVLLEDGRSLPADIVVVGVGARPNVEWLEGSGIALDNGVKCGADGRTSLAGVVAVGDCANWYDPRAGHHRRVEHWTGARERPDAAIATLLAQGAVEPGVPRPPYFWSDQYGVKIQFAGHAAAADSVTVEAGSADGRDVLAVYRRAGDPVAVLGMNQPRLFTRWRKQLGAPR
- a CDS encoding bifunctional 3-phenylpropionate/cinnamic acid dioxygenase ferredoxin subunit, with protein sequence MMIPACRLADLPRGEAHRLDIDPPVSVFHTDDGELFAIDDTCTHQDASLADGWLEGCEVECPLHASKFDLRTGAVDAPPAKLPVRTHEVVVEDGMIYVQLSLAAPNLPPCISARLAGGPA
- a CDS encoding MBL fold metallo-hydrolase; amino-acid sequence: MAARIEHLVTSGTFSLDGGTWDVDNNVWIVGDDTEVIVIDAAHDAEAIAAAVGGRTLRAVVCTHAHNDHIDAAPALAERTGAPVLLHPDDLPLWKQTHPERAPDAELTDGQGISVAGIELTVLHTPGHAPGAVCLYAPALTALFSGDTLFCGGPGATGRSYSHFPTIIDSIRDRLLTLPGDTVVHTGHGETTTLGAEAPHLQEWIDRGF
- a CDS encoding S-(hydroxymethyl)mycothiol dehydrogenase; its protein translation is MTHQVRAVVARGKGAPVSLETIIVPDPGPGEALVKIEACGVCHTDLHYREGGINDDFPFLLGHEAAGVVESVGEGVTDVAPGDFVILNWRAVCGQCRACLRGRPQYCFNTHNAKQKMTLASTGEELSPALGIGAFAEKTLVAAGQCTKVDRSASAAAAGLLGCGVMAGIGAAINTGGVGRGDSVAVIGCGGVGAAAIAGSALAGAAKVIAVDIDDRKLETAKRLGATHTVNSRENDAVEAIRELTGGFGADVVIEAVGRPETYQQAFYARDLAGTVVLVGVPTPEMKLELPLLDVFGRGGALKSSWYGDCLPSRDFPMLIDLYLQGRLDLDAFVTETIALDEVEKAFERMHDGDVLRSVVVF
- a CDS encoding ABC transporter permease, with the protein product MNAAVRLSTSSLRAHKRRFAGTFLAVFLGVAFLAGTLVMGDTLRASFDTMFGRATSGTDAVVRSADAITTPGESQGVRAPVPADLVDAIETVPGVAAAAPDIQGAGQLVGADGDPIGGKGPPTLAGNWITDPELNAYQLAEGRAPARSGEVVIDRGTAERGGLHLGDTTTLRTPDPVRVTVVGLATFGGEDGMAQVTFTGMTRADAEKYLTARPGEASTIKVRAAPGVGQQQLVDRLTPVLPKGVEAITGQESAEENTDMISSQFLTVFTLFLLVFSGVALLVATFSIHNTFAIVVAQRTRENALLRALGASRRQVTASTLVEATVVAVTASVAGLAGGIGIAAGLKALFPAIGFPFPEGDLVVSALSLLLPLAVGTVVCLGSALLPAVRAGRTAPMAALRETAVDTSAASRVRAVTGLGLGALALGLTIGGVLVTPSLWLAGAGAVLALAAFVVLGPVASTTAVRVLGSPLDRLRGVTGALARRNALRSPRRTAATASALMIGVAVVALFTVFAASLKATMDQTVSRSFAGDVAVSTPSFGAGGSGLSPRLAGAVAELPEVDTAVGLGRGVAEVDGKGRALTVTDPLALARTFDLGDVRGSLAGLGTDGIAVTESEADKQSLKPGDQARLTFTDGETRTFTVRAVYGRSELAGDYVITRAAWAPHRTQDSDTLLAVSFKDGVDTDTGKAAVEKVAEHYGNPEVQTRDEYAQSSAGGIDMMLTLVYALLALAVLIALLGIANTLTLAIHERTRELGLLRAVGQTRSQLRAMVRWEAVLVAAFGTVGGLGLGAFLGWVLVKASDGASDSAFAFAMPPARLAIVALVGLAAGALAGLRPAGRAARLDVLRAIATE
- a CDS encoding ABC transporter ATP-binding protein; the protein is MTVTTEVRTAARVVDAVKVYGGGDTAVRALDGVSVAFPAGRFTAIMGPSGSGKSTLMHCAAGLDTLSAGAAYIGDTELGSLDDRRLTLLRRDRVGFVFQAFNLVPTLTVRENITLPLDLAGRKGDPEWVEALIDVVGLRDRLHHRPSELSGGQQQRVAVARAFAGQPDVVFADEPTGNLDSRSGGEVLGLLGRTVRHTSRTVVMVTHDPVAAAHADEVVFLADGRLVDRMTAPTAERVLDRMKAFDTGTSPAPEASS
- a CDS encoding SHOCT domain-containing protein encodes the protein MQTLAHWDGGPGPWILLFPLIWAAVVVGAVTVLRRTVWRGRGGPRRFAVDDNSPLTVLGHRFASGEIDEDEYWRRLSVLDEQFGRHTGKGGAA
- a CDS encoding TetR/AcrR family transcriptional regulator produces the protein MYSESMSTPERLIESTRELLWERGYVGTSPKAILERSGAGQGSMYHHFQGKPDLALAAIRRTAEEMRATAEGVLGGPGTPYERIEAYLLRERDVLRGCPVGRLTMDPDVVASEELRAPVDETLDWLRERIAGIVEEGKEQGQFAPALDGEAIAATVVATVQGGYVLARAAGSPGAFDAGVRGLLSLLAPR
- a CDS encoding DUF4865 family protein — encoded protein: MHAMQYELTLPATYDMDVIRARVAAKGHLLDAWEGLGLKAYLMRERGEHGSPVNQYAPFYLWNSVEGMNSFLWGGGFQGLSDDFGRPSVRQWTGLAYEEGGAVGSPARVAVRRRRPVPEGVELGDFTADAAGEARRWAGEDGALLAAAAVDTSRWELVHFSLWAHDTPKAEGDVFQVLHLSAPGLDRLPHGRQW
- a CDS encoding phosphotriesterase family protein, which codes for MSAVRTVLGDVDPAGLGVCDAHDHLFFGSPRLPGQELRDVSAARAELVAFRAEGGGAVVQWTPYGMGRRAADLPPLSRETGVAVVAATGLHQAVHYDERVLEELRGPRLAELFVAELTAGIGTSGVRAGLIKVAGGFHALDAHARWTMRAAAEAHHATGAPIAVHLELGTGALDVLDLLCGECGVPPHRVVLGHLNRSPDSVTHLQAAASGCWLAFDGPSRAHHATDWRMPDAVRALAEAGYGDRLLLGGDTTTAAARSVDGGPGMPYLLRRVRPRLVAAVGAEAVERMMTVNPGRAFAVDWR
- a CDS encoding DUF1272 domain-containing protein, with amino-acid sequence MALEMRDRCERCETAELPPDAAARICVYECTYCVACSEAMQNICPNCGGELVPRPRPARTDPA
- a CDS encoding ketol-acid reductoisomerase, coding for MTSTTHTSRVFSLETMDVPGGTETILRGGRHLFPLLPRAFAGVRRIGVLGWGPQGRAQALNLRDSLAGTDLTVAVGLRPGSASAADARTHGFTEEDGTLGDWLAVAADSDLVILLIADAALAAHHPEIFTVLKPGAGIGLSHGFLLGHLRETGGDFPPGHPVVAVCPKGMGDSVRRLYQQGAEVNGAGINSSYAVHADPDGRAADLALGWSVALGSPYTFRTTLDSEYRSDIVGERAILLGAVHGIVETLFTRYRLAGNDEVTAYERSCENVTGPIARTISRAGLRAVREGLDPSARDVFDRAYTATYAPAREIVAEIYDEVADGTELRSVILAERRLGARPMSEIGGSPMWSVAERVRARRGVRELPVDPFTAGVFVATMTAQIDEFADRGHPWSEIVNESVIEAVDSLLPYMHARDVAHMVDNCSRTARLGARRWGPRFQAAYEQIAYPAAERPADAALLSAFDTHPAHEALAAAAKLRPPVDISVPA